From the genome of Aquiluna borgnonia:
TCTCCGGTAGTTTCCCAAGAACACATCCAGCGAACCTGGCCGGTCTGCTGATTCCAAACGAAGAAGAATTGGACGTGACATCCCCTGCATTCCGCAGAAGTACAACAGGTAGGGGCTGTTCGAATCCCCCATTCTCCGCCAGTTCGCCACCTAGTGACGAACAGCACTAGCGCTTCAAGCGCTTTTCGGCATTGTTGAGTTTTGAAACAACCGGTTTGAGTTGGAACGCTTTGCCTAAACCAAAATTTGGCATGTCGACATAGATGTTTTCTTGCAATTTTGGACCTGACAAATAGGTCTCATGCCAGATGCCAACAGCCGAGGACTCTTGAATCTTTGTATTGAACTGCTTCCAGGCTGGCAAGTGCTCTGAATTTGAGGCCTTGGCATATTGCATAAGCTTTTCCGGACTCTCCCAATACTGCAAAAGAATCACGGTTCTTGAGAACCACATTTGATATGACAGAAACCCTAGGTCTCGATTGATGTGAAGTTCCCTGAGCATCTTGGGCATCGCATTGAAAACGGGAAGCCACTTATGAATCGCCCAAAGTTTATTGATTCGCATTCCGATCAGAAAAACAACGAATTCCGTATCAGGCTGGGCCGTAAACCTGCCATTGTTGACCTTGGCCATTTCTAACTTCCTTCCAGTTATGTGCCCAGATAAGCATCGTGCATTAGCTTCAAATCGATCTTTCTCATCTTCAGCATCGCCTGAGTAGCTCGCTGAGAACCGGCGAGATCTGGGCCGTTTAGGTAGTTAAGCATCTGGGGTGAGGTGACCTGCCAAGAAACTCCAAACTTGTCCTTGAGCCAGCCGCATTGACTCTCTTGCCCACCGTCTGCGGTCAGCAAGTCCCAGTATTTGTCAATCTCAGCCTGGTCGCTGCAAGGAATTTGGAATGAGGTGGCCTCGGTGTGGGGAAATTGGGGACCACCATTGAGGGCAATGAATGGTTTGCCGAAGATCTTGAAATTCACGACAACTTCTTCACCCTTTTTGTTGCCTGGGGTGTCCAATGGAGCAAGCCAGTTATCCTCGAGCGAACTCTTGGGAAAGATGCTGGTGTAGAAAACTGCGGCCTCCCGAGCATTGCCATTGAACCAAAGACAAGTAATCAGATCCATGCTCTGACTATAGCCTCCGAGGTTCGAATCCCCCATTCTCCGCCACTTCAATCTGAAGCCCAAAGGGCTCGAGTGCAAACCCCATAGTGTTGCACTTAATAGATAGGTGTTACACTCTCACTATGCCAACCACACGACCTCGCCACATGATCACCGAGACCAATCAGGTTGCGGGGGCAATTTCGAATGCTGCGGAGATTTGGCCAGAACTTGCCTCAGATCGAAGCGCGCTGTTGAGGAAGATCATCGAGGTTGGGATTCAAGAGATTGACTCCAAGGTTTCTCGAGCGAGGGCAAAACGCCTGCAGAACATCGGCAGCGTCGCAGGCGGACTTAGCGGAGTCTGGCCAAAGAATTGGCGAGAAGATCTTGGTTCTGAATGGCCGGCATAGCGATCTTTGACGCCTCTGCGCTCATTGCTCTCTTTTCCGAAAGTGACACTCACCACGCCTGGGCCCTTGAGGCCTTCAGGCAGACGGTGGAATACGACTACCAAATATCTGCCTTGACCCTGGCTGAAGTCTTAGTTCACCCAACCAAACTCGGAGTTGAAAAAAGGGTCATGGATAACATCCAAAGTCTTGGGATGGCAGTCATGCCTCTGCCTTCAGAATCGGCCGCTCCGTTGGCGAAGCTCAGAGTGCAATCGGGCCTAA
Proteins encoded in this window:
- a CDS encoding DUF4188 domain-containing protein, with product MAKVNNGRFTAQPDTEFVVFLIGMRINKLWAIHKWLPVFNAMPKMLRELHINRDLGFLSYQMWFSRTVILLQYWESPEKLMQYAKASNSEHLPAWKQFNTKIQESSAVGIWHETYLSGPKLQENIYVDMPNFGLGKAFQLKPVVSKLNNAEKRLKR
- a CDS encoding VOC family protein; amino-acid sequence: MDLITCLWFNGNAREAAVFYTSIFPKSSLEDNWLAPLDTPGNKKGEEVVVNFKIFGKPFIALNGGPQFPHTEATSFQIPCSDQAEIDKYWDLLTADGGQESQCGWLKDKFGVSWQVTSPQMLNYLNGPDLAGSQRATQAMLKMRKIDLKLMHDAYLGT
- a CDS encoding type II toxin-antitoxin system VapC family toxin: MAGIAIFDASALIALFSESDTHHAWALEAFRQTVEYDYQISALTLAEVLVHPTKLGVEKRVMDNIQSLGMAVMPLPSESAAPLAKLRVQSGLKMPDVVVLNQALAVGASIVTADQTLASCSKSMAIEVFAPMPNTKD